A stretch of DNA from Acanthopagrus latus isolate v.2019 chromosome 7, fAcaLat1.1, whole genome shotgun sequence:
CCGTTGTTGGTTGCCACAACAACTGCTGAAAATTGaagtttttttcagaaacgTCTGGTGTCGTACATTAACAACTTAGACAAACATGTCCGTGCCCTGCGCCCTAAACGCCATGCTGAGGAAGGAGGAACGGGGACTAGCGTTGCTCGTCGCgttgacattaaaataaatatttgggtttGTGAATATCTTCCACATGTATCTGCTGCATGACTTCCCTGACCCGACAATGTCCGAGCAGCCACCTGTGTCCACGACTCCACTTTCCTTCAGCATTTTCCACGCTGTATGTTAAGCTTGATTGACGCTGTGGCTGGGCGCTAACCTTACCGCTGCCTTCTTCAACAGTAATTTCCCtattttgttactgtgcagGTAGCTGTATGCTTCTGTGCTTTACTAACTGCGTAATTCTCCACCGTCAACACCTCCACAAAATATAAGATAATTAACTGTTGATGTAGCTAACGTCGGGCTAATGCTTCATGTCATCTGCCCACTCCTTGAGAAGTGACGGGTGAAGCACTGTGAGAACTGTCCTCACAACTTATTAAAACATCAGTACTGTGTATCCACCTCTGATTTTATCCATTCtgttgctttctttgtgttaaaagccAGATTTTAGAACGAGCATGACAGCTACGCTAGCGTAAACACCGAGGTCAGCCAGTTCAACCAGAAGAGCATCACCGAATACCGCTATGAACCATGGGTAAACTCACGCAGTCAGGAACAAGGTGGATGggcaaatggaaaaaataatgataataaaaaataaaaaatatatacatatattttatcaGTGCCATTGCTagtaatattttgaaatattacataagcccacagcaacataacGTCATAGCAAAGACTATTGAATAACGGAGAAGCCTTTTTTTCCGGTTTCCTGGCTGGTTGCActgtacctgtcctctgtgagggggCGGGTCGAGAGGCCAGCTGCCTGAACCTGACTGGACCGAGACCCCAAGACCAACCGTCCGGCAACCagtgaaaggaaagaaggaacgaagaggaagacgtgaagaagaagatacaggtacagtaacgtgtatgtgatgaagtgaaaggaaatgaataGTTTAATGCATCGTAGTTACTATTGTTGGAGtagagtgttagcttgctagcttacttcggatgatagcagcattgtttaataatcaataaatagctAAGTCGACGAGTGTTAATGTTTCTCCACCCtaaattcatcagggacatttggaaagttaacgtttggcctgttcaggtgttattttgCAGGTGTCTGTCCTGCTTgtttgtcagttaaaatgcCATTAGTTTTCCATCCCCTTTGTAATAGGGTCGTTGTAAGCCTTTAGTTCATTGTGTCACAGATTATGTTTCTTAAagtttaaatcagtgttaaagtgcagttaaagtgtattactgttaatgtaATGGTTAAAAAAGTGCTGTTAAAAATGCTAAAGTGCTTTTAAAACTTGTGTTATTTTGCTAAGAATAGTAAACAAAAGAATGCTTTAATTCATGAAAGTACAtggttaaaaacacaacatcataaGTAATTATAAAGGTTAAAACAAGTGGATTAAGACGAAATTCTTTGTGATCTGCTGATCGAGTGATCTGTTATCTGTTACTCTGGTCTTCTAGACAAACAAGCATAGAGTGATAAGCTAAAAGGGAtatctgtgtttaaaacatAACTAATTCCTTGTTATTTTGGAAGAGCTCTCTGATtactgttttatattgtttcctAAAGTGCTGCTTCTTCTAAGTTATTTCTTGAAAGCTAATCCTCAAATCACCTCTGGTGTTCGGGTTTCGATTGCTTGTGTCTGAGCCCAGACGGTAGAGGGGAAGACGGTGTTTTCACTCGTCCATTACAACACTGGACGTGACGGAAGCAACGTCGTATCCACGTTTCTCATTTATTACTCCTCtttacaggtaaaaaaaaaagtgaacataatCGGgttttgacatgtttctgtgttttctatgcCGTGAGTTTGCAGTAACTTTGAGAGCTAACACGTTTTGTTCACTTGAATGTAGCTTTCTTGCTAGCTGCGTTGTGCGGAGCGGACGACATTGTTTCAGAGGCGTAGTTGTACCGTTTGTGTgcaatgtttgacatttaatgaGAATACTTGATGATAGCCATGTAGCActgttattcttttatttgtatgGGTAAAAGAGTGATGCTAATAGCTTCCATTTTGCAGGATATAACTTTGGTTATGACTACTACACATAACAGATGTGATGTactttcatttatatttgaataGAACAGGATGTAAAACATGAGTTGATGTTACTAGACAGTTTGCTGTCCATTTGAAAGCACAGTTTGTCAATTCTGATTTAAACCATTGTAAAGATATTTTATGTTTCCAgtacaatgttttatttttctaactgAACAATCTTTGGAGATGACAGTTGTTATAACAGTTGCTGATTTGATAGCAATGTAATGTTGGgaaaattgtgtatttttgaaaaagtgCATTACAACGTGTCCATGTGTCTCATTTATTATTCCCCTGTACAATGGTGTAACATTAATACTCCACACCTTAGCTTTCCCATGTCATTCATAGGTGAAACATACTTCAGTTGCACTCTGGTTAGACTGAACTGTATTGCTATGACAATAAATCTCaccacattttcattatttgtctaTATTAGCATTATGTATAGCACACATcaagcatgtgtttttgttttttaattattttttttattaaaatgtaacatgcagtggtcgCATATACacctctcttcagatgcactcttaaaatatttcagcagcagcccagtgacacagcatcaggtgctgctgtccctctacctcagcacagcagactgacacagcatcaggtgctgctgtccctctacctcagcacagcagactgacacagcatcaggactaaaggcaccaatagacctgctgactgagcatctcttctaactgacaaagtgagatgagagttagttcacagaggacaaGTTCAAGTAACAGCAGtcacacatttccccaaaacaaagatgggagagtgtcaacatgactttgtAGCAGAGTCTTagtcaatgctgaaaaaatcaaaagaagctggctgatgcactcaaacagaaatgatagcttgcactgcttctgctgctaaatgttttctccagaATAATATAGACTtaagatgaaacaaaaagcaaccaaggcgTTATttagatagatactttattgatcccggtggaaattcaagcatccagtagcaataacaaacattgaacatacatgcaatatcaaagaaagagtagaaataaaaatgtggaataaaaatgttataaaaatgttttgtacaactgtaactatttacataaagtgactgtagaagattaagtgttttatacatttaataccTCTATCAgctatattaaaaatataaagtgatattaaaaatataaagtgacatagaggtaaagagtattaaggggacaggggacggtgtacaattaaattaaattgggctataaaagatgagtgcttctgagtgcatttgtccattgtctattgtgcttcctgacatcactgcgagctgttgtacagcctgatggccagggggacgaaagagttattgtgtctgttggtggagcaggattgagacagcagtctgccactgaacacgctcctctgcctgctgaaggtgttgtgcagagggtggtgggtgttgtccagtatggacagcagtttgtccagggtccttctctctgccacagtcaccagagagtccagctctgtgcccaccactgagccagctctcctcaccagtctgtccagtcgggcagcgtccctcttcttgctgcttcctccccagcaaaccacagcgtagaagaggacgctggccaccacggactggtaaaacatctgcagcagttttttgcacatgttgaaggaccccagccttctcaggaagtacagatggctctgtcctttcctgtgtacagcgtccatgtttgctgtccagtccaacctgtcatccagctgcagccccaggtatttgtaggtcctgtAGGTcctatttgtgaatgtatatgagtcaaacctttctgtaaatgcataattacgacgaaagtggcacttttaagatttatctTAGTTTAGTTTTCGAGCAAGCTAATATTCAATGGAGCGCAGTGGCACTCTGACGCgatgctcgtgttcatgtgtagacaCCCTGGTGATACTGCGAGCAAAGATTAATGTTGTGTGGagccttcttaatgtttttaaaatagaaatgttcATGCTTTCAGAGTTAGCTTAGCGCCGGCTAAAATCTTGCCGAGGGCACCGAATGACTGAGGGCCGGCACTGATTAAACACCACACTGTAACGACGTTATGTCCACCTGCCACATGTAGCAGCTACTTGCCTACAAGCTGTAACTTCAGGGACGGAAGATCTCGCGTCGCTTTCTCCCTCcagatgcttcttttttttcttttctttttttttctttgtaatgtcCCAATAAAACATATCCGCTCCTCTGAACCGTTTACACATAAAGGGGTCTTAAAGAGCCAGATTTGTGCACCTGTTCACCTCAATGGTCCAGCATTATTTCAAAGTCAGGatgtgggagaaaaaacaaagaaacaaacaaaaatgaaatattgattatatttttctcatgtcGTCAAAGTCTTCAAAAGTAAGTTCTCATACAGGTCTTAACATTGAAAAAAGGTCCAACTGATTGGTGCACGTCTGCACCTCTCAGCGGGGAGTGATCAACTTCGTGTCAGAGGCACAGCATGTACCCTGCTGTCAGCTGGAGCCGGCATCCTTCTATGCGCATGACTGCATCCGCAGACATCCTTTGACGTCAGCACACTCAGTGTCGACAGCGTTGACGCCGGACTTCTCTTCGGCTGCGGTTTGGTATGTCTGTTATACGGTATTTGGGTTCATCCCCCGAGTGACACAGTGTCTATGGGCATGATTGACACATCTGGGGGCAGTGCGTGACACGTGCCCTCAGTATCATCTCACTCCAAACAAGCAAAGCGTTCCACACGTATTTATAGACCTCTACCGTCGTCCTCGTATCACTCATGgtgccaacttttttttttttgccagttacTGCGCCTGGCACACAGTCACAACCGGTACTCCCTCACCACAcagttttcatatttgaaaTTGCTCTACTTTTCAAATGACTGGCCTCCATTTGGCTGAGATGGCCTAAAAAGAATTTTCATAAAGTATCTATAGAACGTGCACTTTTTAAATTCCGACCTGTGATTGGTCGCAGTTGTGGATCTTATTTATAgcatttcatcacaaaaaacatcccGCGATCccttgaaaaatgttaattcagGTCAGATCTGATTCAGTTAATCTCAATGATGGATAACAGCAGGCTTTCCACGACCCTAGGGTTAGATCGGGGCAAATTATATGTTTCTGATtggaccaaagtgtcagttggACTTCAGAAGGGCCGGAATTCATCAGTACTATAAGGGCCGTAAGCGATCATTTGGCCCGCTGGATGTAAACCCTGTAATGTCTCGTGTAAATACCCAACCAGTGTTGTATAGTAACGAAGTAAAAATACTTCGTTACTATACTTAagtagtatttttttatatttgtactttactttactaCTTCTGTTTCTGACgacttttacttcactacattttccgaaaaaaaaatcaatacttttactccattacatttaccTGAGCATCCTCGTTACTCGTTACAAAATAAGAAGGAACGTGATAGCCAATGGACAATCTTCGTTTTGTTGTAGTGGGACTAGTAGCCAATGATGCTGGAGATACAGACCGCAAGACGTTATCATTGGTTTACCCCGTTGTGCGGCGGATGAAATCAGCGGCCAGCGGGTACATTTCAAATTAATGGTCGCATTATCATGTCAGTAGTCTCAGACAAGTCGGGTCTCTAATGTTAtttgaagagaaggaggaagacagagaagcCTAAAATGTCAGAGATGGAGGTGACTGAATCGGCGACTGAACctgaacctgctgctgaaacaacCAGCATAGACGACAacgacgacgacgatgacgatgaACACCCGTGGCCATACCTGCGGGGAATGTTCAGCTACATCGGAGTGAAAGATTCCTCCTACCGGATGAAATGACTGCTGTGCCTTCCTAAAAACAGTGAGATATTGGCTTACAAAAACTCTCCATCCAATCTTAGGAAACACGTTGAGGTAAGTTATAAAAGACTAATCCTGTGACCtgcaatattcatttttattagttAACGTTAACTGACTGTATTTTTCATAGTGTTAGTTAGCTAACGCTAACGGCTACTAGCTTAGCTACGTTAGTAGTAGTAACGTTAGGAACGTTATCCAGTGCAAGGTAACTTAATGTTAGTCATGGATGGATTGGAAGGGAGATTTAATGATTTAGCCATGTATGTTAATcaactgtaaaaatataacGCTGGAGTTAGACATATTTATCAGTGATGATCTTTCCAAGTggtcacattttttaatgactttcttctcattcattcattcattcatttattaagcGTCAGTGCAataaacagtgttgttgtgtgaagGTCAGTGTCAAATTGACATGACACTGTCAATAGACTTTAATGGTGAAGCAAAGAGTGTGTTGTTCCACGCGGTGAAACTATACAGTCGAGGATtacgtttttgtttgtttgtttgcttgtttttttttttcttactgccCCTCTGACAAAAAGGCAGTGAGATCCTCACTCTCTCAATGTGTTTCTCTCACTGCTCCAGAGAAAACATCCAAACCAacttaaaaaatatgaagagctgacatcagcaaaaagaaagaggcCTGTAACTGAGACTCcctccaccagcaccaacaGGCAGATGACCACATTTCTGACCACCACCTGTTCTGCTGTGTCCCAAAGGTAAGCTTTATCTTGTTTATTTGCAGTACTTCCTCTGTCACTGTTgctgtagcaaaaaaaaaaaagaaaaaatccctGGTTTTCTTATCTTCTCTCATCTTAGGTCACTTGATAAAGCTGTCTTGAAGCATGTGGTCCATGGACTCCAGCCCCTCTCTCTGGTTGAACAAGAACCATTTATAGAGTTTGTGAAGGATCTGCTGCCTAATGCCAGAGCAAAAATTATGACAAGAGTGACGCTGGGCTCCAGGATGGACGAGGCCGCcaaggagatgaagacagcGGTGACTGAGGCCATGAGGGGAGTTGAGTATATCGCCACCACCGCTGAGTGCTGGTCTGTCCGAAGACGAAGCTTCATTGGTGTTACTGCCCACTGGATCGACGCAGACACTCTCAAATGATGATGCTCGGTAGCCCTAGCCTGCAAACAGCTGAGAGGCTCGCACAATTTCGAGTTGTTGGCAAATGCCCTCAATGATATCCATTCTGAGTTTGGGATTAGAGGAAAGATcgtcagaacaacaacagacaacgGCTCTAATTTTGTCAAAGCTTTCCAGGTTTTTGGTGAAGATAACAGTGCAGTGGAAGCAGTTAGTGATGGTGATCGATCTCAACCAAGAGAGgctgaagaggatgaagaggagagtgaagaaGTGGTGTTTGTGGATGTGTCAGGACTTCTGAGCGAAGATGATGGTTTGGAGTTCGAGCTGCCAAAGCACCAGCGCTGCGCTTGTCACCTAATCAACCTCATCGCTACAGTTGATGCTGCAAAAGCAATGTCCAACGAGCCATACAAGAAAATGCACCGTTCAACATTTGGCAAGTGCAGTGCCCTCTGGAACAAATCTTGCCGGTCGACACTTGGAGCTGAAACTGTTTCAGATGTGTGCTCCCTCCAGCTGCTCAGCCCAAATGTTACCAGGTGGAATTCCTTCTTTCTGGCAGTGGAGAGACTACTAAGGATCATCAAAGACAAGGGAGAGGGGGCCATCAGAGTAATCTGCACAGAGTTCAAACTTCCAATGTAAGTAATAATGTACAGTATCATTGTTTTCATAACAGGCTTTATGCACAGCTCCACTACTTCCTGAACTTAAGCCAGTTTTTATATTTCCTGTCATACATTATTGGACAAACTGAATAatccaggtgtgtctgactATTTTTGTGAggtcagacacacctggattaatcagtttgtccaATAATAAAGCctattttaaattgaaaatgtgaaattttcTGTTTACCCAGCTCAAATATTAACTATATCGCAGTTGTATTCCTACTTCCACTTACCATTTTAGTTATTTACTCATCCTGTTATTCTTTTCTGCATCAGATTATGAAGTGTTATTGAatggtgatgtttttgttttttattacaggTTCAATCCAGCTGAACTTGCATTTCTTGCAGAGTATAACGCTGTCATGAGCCCAGTTGCCCAGGCCACCAACATCTTGCAGGCAGAAGAAAATGTCCAGATGGGGTGGCTACTACCCACAAGCAACCTGTTGACTGCTAAACTTGACCGAGTCAAGTTGACGGTGAAATACTGCAGGCCTCTGGTGGATGCTCTACAGGTAAGACTGGATGGCAAAACAGCCAAAGgaatatcacaaaaaacaagagcTTGTTTTATTGCGCTCCTTAGTAGGAGAAAGCTTACATGGTAATGCAAttgtttctgatttctgataCAGGCGGGATTGAAGACACGTTTTGGCCACACGACACAAGACCCGGAGTTAATTGCAGCCGCGATTCTTCTCCCAAAATTCAGAACTTCCTGGACGAAGGATGATGCCACCATCGGAATGGGTAAGGCAACATCCAAATAACATCCAAAAATAACAGTGTATGGCGTGTATGACTTGTAATACTGGCAATTCAATGATCAGTTATAGTTGCATTAATAATGCGTGATTTATATTccttaaaataaaattgattgtgttttatttcgGCATGAACAATGATTCACATATGTCAAACATAGAATTCACACTGCAACATAGTTGTCATAACCGAAACCAAACTATTTTGTACAAAACTATGATAACATGTTagaaattatttatatttcatttatcatttatcattcatattttcatccTCACCACAATTCAGGAGTCGACTACATCAGAGAACACCTTGAAGCACCTCCCCTGCAGTCTGATGGTGGCAACCCAAGCTCTTCTGATGAGGAAGACTTCTTTTCCTCACTGCAGTCACCTCACACAGACAGCTCCAAAGAACTGGAGGGATATTTGGCCTTCTCATCAGATAGAATGGAATCACTGAAGTCCTTCCCATCCTTGTGCAAGCTGTCTCTGAAGCTAAACACACCTTTACCTGCCTCAGCAGCATGTGAAAGGCTGTTTAGCATTGCTGGTCTGGTCTTCAGCCCAAGAAGAGTGAGACTGAGTTCTCGCCATTTTGAGAACCAACTTCTTTTGAGGTTGAACAAAAAGTTTCTCAGGGTTCAGTAATGACTGGATGGACAGTTCAAGTGCTGTCGCACTGAAGTCATGTTAAAGTTCAACCaatcaagtttttgtttgtttgcatcacCTTCGAGCACCAAGAGTTCATTAGgaattattttatattgaatGCAAGTGGGTATGAACGTTGGTAGGCATGCATGCATGCGGGTCTGTAAggatatgtttgtgtatttttgtatatgGTTGGGTTTATGTAAGGAGGCGTTGAAGCTCCTTTATTCTGAGTGTTTAAGTGTCTTGTGACACtttgcaaattaaacaaaacttaaaaactaaattaaacaggaataaagaaaatgttacaacTCAAATTTCTGATTGCAGTTTATTAACAgcactttttacttttgatacttaagtacagtaaatACTAgctacttttttacttttactcaagtaatattCTAGCAGGcaactttcactttttcttgAGTAATTTTCCAGtaaggtacttttacttttactcaagtatggcttttgggtactttatacaacactgtaCCCAactgagtgatgaatgcattcattgtgtcatgatatttttttaaaaaaacgaaataacaccaaagtgtacattttaagtttacTTATACATTTATCGATATCATAGTAAACCGTAATTATTGCATATTTACACAAGATTTTAATACAGAAAACTCAGAACAAGAAAATCAACAATTAAATgtaacttatttgattatgaaacattttatttgaacacttaatatataataaaataaataataataatcgaaAAAACTGGAAAGGAGCTgatgtcaaacaaacaaacaaacaaagagccGTTTCGGTCACTTTGAGCACTTCTTGAATAAGATGcgggcattgatcccagccaggtcgaggatgTTATACAAGACACTGGCCATctttgctgacacacacacggaggcagTGCTTGTCCGGAAGAACTGCAAACGGAACCAAACAtcggacacttgaaatgccacaagcccgtGTGTGGCAACTGGTAAATCTGTAGACTGTGACCAGTGATCACAGCggctctttgtttgttttagatcagctcgTTTCAAGCTgtttccattattattattaatcgtttatcatatattattaagtgttaaaataaaatgtttcatagtcaaataagttacttttaattgttaattttcttGTTCTGACTTATCTCCATTAAAGTCTTGTATAAATATGCAGTAATTAAGGTTTACTATGTGCCATGAtgtgaatattgataaatgtgtaattaaactTATTAACATGTTCATTGTGGTTTTATTTCGTTTTTTGCCTTCATCACTCAGCTGGGTATTTATATGAGAGATTATAGAGTTTAAATCTAGCAGTCCAAATGACCGCTTAAGGCCGTTCTGTTGAATTGTGGCCCCTCTGAAGTCCAACGGACACTTTGGTCGGGGGGGGATCCGTTGTGTGACAGCggagagtcagcagctggattttCACCTacggcaaacaaacaaacagcaaccaCCCCCAtcattattcattgtattattacatttgtgggaagttattacaataaAGGTGCTTTTCACGTccccaaaaataaatcattgtaAACCTAATAGTTATTACATGTGTAGGAAATAGCATGTTACGTGTGTAGTAGGCGGCGGCGGCTaacctttgtggaaaatgtacatttgtgggtttattacattaaatgctgtttATTGATGATGTTAAATGACATTGTTTGTCTCTTAATACCCTTCAAAGCCTCCTGTAGGCAGATAGACAATGAAGCCAAGAAATTATA
This window harbors:
- the LOC119023349 gene encoding uncharacterized protein LOC119023349, producing MSNEPYKKMHRSTFGKCSALWNKSCRSTLGAETVSDVCSLQLLSPNVTRWNSFFLAVERLLRIIKDKGEGAIRVICTEFKLPMFNPAELAFLAEYNAVMSPVAQATNILQAEENVQMGWLLPTSNLLTAKLDRVKLTVKYCRPLVDALQAGLKTRFGHTTQDPELIAAAILLPKFRTSWTKDDATIGMGVDYIREHLEAPPLQSDGGNPSSSDEEDFFSSLQSPHTDSSKELEGYLAFSSDRMESLKSFPSLCKLSLKLNTPLPASAACERLFSIAGLVFSPRRVRLSSRHFENQLLLRLNKKFLRVQ